Within Terriglobales bacterium, the genomic segment TACTTGCTGACGACCGCTTCGATATCCGTCGCCGTCAGATGGCGCACCCGCTTGAACTCGAGCTTGTGCCCCCTGGGTGAGGGTAGGCGCCTGTTTCCATGTCCGGTATGTATGAGAGCATTCTGGATTCGGCGTGGCGTGTTGAGAGCGTGTCCGTTGTGATCAACGTTCACCTCGACCTCGTCATGGAGAATGACGTCGAACGGCGAAGATGCAGGGGGCCTGCTTCGGCGGCTGTGCCGCAGAATTCCGGTGCGAATGTGGAACCGGTAGGGTACTTGAACTTCGAGTCCGTCAATCACTACATCCTTCTTACCACATGGTCGATAACGCACCTGTGAGATGAGTCACACTTCGACTCTGTTACCGAAGAGAAGTTGAATGCCAGCATCGCCTTACCTGCGGGAACCATCATGGGAGCAAGCAGACGCCATAGCCTTCGCCGGACGTAATCACCGCAGTTGGAGGCAAATAAAGCGGTGCATTCCAGTGCGCCGTTCTCCCGAACTTCTTGGCATCCGCGAATCTGTCGGGGGCGGTCGGGGATAGGGGCGGGAATAGAAAATGGAATATTTCTTGCACGATTTTACAAATCGGTCTATCTTCTACTTACCTATGACGAAACCTCCCTTGCCGGAAGCAGACCACCTCCTCACTGTAGAACGTGCTGAGGAATTACTTGAACCGTATCTTGATAAATTGAACTTCTGTATTCAGGCCGGATGGGATGCATGGAAAGCCCACTATTCGCATCGCTTCCATGTTCTTGGAAACAGAGCCAGAGCGGCAATCGTATTTGACGAAATAAAGTTCGCCGCCATCTCAGAGTTTGCCGGTGACCCCGACGTTGTATTCCGGGTCAAGAAGAACGCCTTTCTACTTTACATTGGCGAAGAGATCATTCTTCGCTTTAAGAAAATGGACAAGCAAGGCCGTTGCAGCAACATTGCAACGAAGCAGCAGGCCCTCTTCCAAGCTCAGGCCGAGCTATTTCCTTCGGGAACCTTGGTCAGCGCTGGATACACACTCGATGACCTCCAAATCGACATCGCTCGCAAGATGGTAGTCTGTCAGCTTCAAAATCGGGTGCTCTGGACACTTACTATCGGCTCCGGAAGCGAAGCCATCAACGTGGTGCCGATGTCAGCGCCGCCAGCAACGACCACTCCAGAAACCTCTGTGGACATCCGCAAGGAAGTTGCTCAGGATGCCTATGTGGAGACCAAAGCGAAAGAACACGGAAAGGAATAGCTTCAAGTGGAGTTCAATCGCGAAATGTTGATTCTTGCTCGCGAGTTCCAGTGCATGACGCAAATGGAACTCGCGACGGAGATGGCTATTTCCCAGGCTGAGATTTCCAAGTACGAGACGGGTTTCAAGATTCCCACACCTGAACAAGCAACCTCGCTAGCGACGAAGCTGCGCGTTCCGGTCGAATTCTTTTATCAATCTGAATCGATGCGGGCGTTTGGCTCCGGCTGCGTGTACCACCGGAAACGTCAGAGCGCCACTGAGTCTCGCCTGAAGTACCTGCTTGCCCTTGTAAATATCCGCCGCATTCATCTCCGACAACTGTTGATGGCGGCGGAAATGAAATCAACCTTTCGTTTTGAACATCTCGACGTTGAAGATTTCGGCGGTGACGCCTCAAAGGTTGCACGCGCTCTTCGTGACATATGGAAGCTGCCGCCGGGCCCGGTGCAGAACGTTGTACGAACAATCGAGGATGCTGGTGGCGTTGTCATGCGGTGCGACTTCGGCACAGACAAGGTGGATGCGATCAGCCAATGGCTTCCAGGTATGCCGCCGTTATTTTTGGTGAACCAGATGATCCCCACCGACCGGCTGAGGTTCACGCTGGTACACGAGATCGGTCATATCGTGATGCACCGTTTTCCGACCGAATCCATGGAAAAAGAGGCAGACCAATTCGCTGCTGAGTTTCTGCTTCCAGAGAAGGAAGTAAAGCCTCATCTCGGATATATCAACCTGCCGAAGTTGGCGAGTTTGAAAGCTTACTGGCGCGTTTCGATGAACGCTCTTCTGAAACGCGCAGGTGATCTGGGAACGATCACAGAG encodes:
- a CDS encoding XRE family transcriptional regulator produces the protein MLILAREFQCMTQMELATEMAISQAEISKYETGFKIPTPEQATSLATKLRVPVEFFYQSESMRAFGSGCVYHRKRQSATESRLKYLLALVNIRRIHLRQLLMAAEMKSTFRFEHLDVEDFGGDASKVARALRDIWKLPPGPVQNVVRTIEDAGGVVMRCDFGTDKVDAISQWLPGMPPLFLVNQMIPTDRLRFTLVHEIGHIVMHRFPTESMEKEADQFAAEFLLPEKEVKPHLGYINLPKLASLKAYWRVSMNALLKRAGDLGTITERTRSYLWMQMGSKGYRKHEPVELPVEEPTLIYKLVHVHCDKLKFGPKEIAKLLHMHVNDAVSTYFPQGTTTLDKKDGSGRKGMFVVS